One segment of Panicum virgatum strain AP13 chromosome 3K, P.virgatum_v5, whole genome shotgun sequence DNA contains the following:
- the LOC120698715 gene encoding uncharacterized protein LOC120698715 isoform X2 has product MMGRDDITVGVGGDGGISDDGRIYPNVGGYFAIIQQEMSTVGGCRYRQTIPQGRNGRLDVNTNYGIRRAFLPQGDRRYFPLQQPTTQQMMIDTISAAPTTVLLMGTHTNFALFLMSNPHLKKNVEHVYIMGGGVRSHNPTGCCSKSSISCVPQQCEDHGNMFTAYNKDPYAEFNIFGDPFGAYQVFHSGIPITLVPLDATNTIPITENFFKEFEKKQNTYEAMYCFQSLKIARDTWFNQFNTSYFMWDSFMTGVALSIMRNGERRNGENDFAEMEVMNITVVTSNEPYGVHDGSNPFFDGHVRPKFNLLEGGVHSGHVLTGLDDPFCVMKGSIKGKCQDGYTKEVQGLDSVAALVAVKAKPNRNAKSPLDREFFNNFLEVLNHPAHSGRFNLTNQFPHYKEVMYKPDFRNLIRGIPVIFDMDMSPGDFIALLCILKANIEVIDLKGILVSGNGWSNPATIDVIYDILHMMGRDDIPVGLGSITALGAPELGCEYVKVIPHGSGGGLDTDTLFGLARMLPRAPRRYTAENSMKYGAPRDTAHPELRQPLAFDVWQQVTAELGPTDKITILTNGPLTNIANIILSDTKAKSIIKKIYIVGTHLVDGEGEGNLFTVPSNKFAEFNFFLDPKAAKTVVESRLDITVIPLRAQRQVSSFGKVLRSLSAAEKTPELSFVYRLLLLMQKLQKKHQSYNHIDMFLGELLGSMFLVQQSHLNYSITEKVISVGSGHVSMDGQTILDETNGKLVKVLDRLDSDAYYTELAKLLATKKQSALVGSFDEQKRVWSKASNKKGRDDPRFVK; this is encoded by the exons ATGATGGGGCGAGATGACATAACAGTTGGTGTCGGAGGGGATGGTGGTATATCGGATGATGGTAGGATTTATCCCAATGTTGGTGGTTATTTTGCGATAATTCAGCAG GAAATGTCAACAGTGGGGGGGTGTCGGTATCGACAAACGATTCCACAGGGGAGAAATGGCCGGTTGGATGTCAATACAAACTATGGAATCAGACGAGCATTTCTTCCTCAG GGCGACCGGAGATACTTCCCTCTTCAACAACCAACTACACAGCAGATGATGATTGACACCATATCTGCTGCGCCAACGACCGTCCTCCTAATGGGAACTCACACGAACTTTGCACTTTTCCTCATGAGCAACCCACATCTGAAAAAGAATGTGGAGCACGTTTACATAATGGGTGGCGGTGTGCGATCACACAATCCCACTGGCTGCTGCTCCAAGAGCAGTATCTCGTGTGTGCCTCAACAATGTGAAGATCATGGTAACATGTTTACAGCTTACAACAAAGATCCATATGCTGAGTTCAACATATTTGGGGATCCTTTTGGTGCATATCAG GTCTTTCATTCTGGTATTCCTATCACCCTCGTGCCTCTTGATGCAACCAACACAATACCAATCACTGAGAACTTCTTTAAGGAATTTGAGAAAAAGCAGAACACTTATGAGGCGATGTACTGTTTCCAGTCTCTAAAGATTGCTCGGGATACTTGGTTCAATCAATTCAACACA AGTTACTTTATGTGGGATTCCTTCATGACTGGTGTGGCACTCTCCATTATGCGCAATGGCGAGAGACGAAATGGTGAGAATGATTTTGCTGAGATGGAAGTGATGAACATAACTGTTGTCACATCTAATGAACCATATGGTGTTCATGACGGATCAAATCCATTCTTTGATGGCCATGTGAGGCCAAAGTTTAACTTACTGGAGGGTGGTGTACATAGTGGTCATGTTCTGACTGGACTCGATGATCCATTTTGTGTTATGAAGGGGAGTATTAAAGGGAAATGCCAG GATGGCTACACAAAAGAAGTGCAAGGTCTTGACTCGGTTGCTGCGCTTGTTGCCGTGAAAGCAAAACCTAATAGAAATGCTAAGAGCCCTCTTGATAGAGAGTTTTTCAACAACTTCCTTGAG GTCCTGAATCATCCTGCACACTCTGGCCGCTTCAACTTGACCAACCAGTTCCCTCACTACAAAGAGGTTATGTACAAACCTGATTTCAGAAATCTGATTAGAGGAATACCTGTCATATTCGACATGGACATGAGTCCAGGTGATTTTATCGCTCTATTGTGCATCCTGAAAGCAAATATAGAAGTAATTGACCTCAAG GGGATACTGGTAAGTGGCAATGGCTGGTCAAATCCTGCAACAATAGATGTTATCTATGATATTCTTCATATGATGGGCCGCGATGACATTCCAGTAGGACTTGGTAGCATCACTGCATTAGGGGCCCCTGAGCTTGGCTGTGAATACGTCAAGGTCATACCACATGGTTCTGGGGGTGGCCTTGACACTGACACACTTTTTGGACTAGCTCGGATGTTGCCCAGAGCACCCAGAAG GTACACCGCAGAAAATTCAATGAAATATGGTGCTCCAAGGGACACTGCTCACCCTGAGCTCAGACAACCTTTGGCGTTTGATGTTTGGCAACAAGTTACAGCAGAGCTTGGACCAACTGACAAGATAACCATCCTGACCAATGGTCCTCTCACAAACATCGCTAACATCATTCTATCTGACACAAAAGCAAAATCAATTATTAAG AAAATTTATATAGTTGGCACTCATTTGGTtgatggagaaggagaaggcaaTCTATTTACTGTGCCGTCAAATAAGTTTGCTGAGTTCAATTTCTTTCTTGACCCTAAAGCTGCCAAGACAGTTGTAGAATCCAGGTTAGACATCACTGTCATTCCTCTGAGAGCTCAACGCCAGGTGTCTTCTTTTGGAAAAGTTCTAAGATCACTAAGCGCTGCTGAGAAGACTCCTGAATTGTCATTTGTGTACCGGTTGCTGCTGTTGATGCAGAAGCTACAAAAGAAACACCAGTCATACAATCACATT GATATGTTCCTTGGGGAGCTCCTTGGCTCAATGTTCTTGGTTCAGCAGTCACATCTAAATTACTCAATCACTGAAAAGGTCATCAGTGTTGGCTCCGGTCATGTGAGCATGGATGGCCAAACTATACTTGACGAGACAAATGGAAAGCTGGTGAAGGTATTAGATCGTCTTGATTCAGACGCTTACTACACAGAGCTTGCGAAGCTGCTCGCTACCAAGAAGCAGTCAGCTCTTGTTGGCAGTTTTGATGAGCAGAAAAGAGTGTGGAGCAAAGCGAGCAATAAGAAAGGACGTGACGATCCTAGGTTTGTTAAATAG
- the LOC120698715 gene encoding uncharacterized protein LOC120698715 isoform X3, with the protein MMIDTISAAPTTVLLMGTHTNFALFLMSNPHLKKNVEHVYIMGGGVRSHNPTGCCSKSSISCVPQQCEDHGNMFTAYNKDPYAEFNIFGDPFGAYQVFHSGIPITLVPLDATNTIPITENFFKEFEKKQNTYEAMYCFQSLKIARDTWFNQFNTSYFMWDSFMTGVALSIMRNGERRNGENDFAEMEVMNITVVTSNEPYGVHDGSNPFFDGHVRPKFNLLEGGVHSGHVLTGLDDPFCVMKGSIKGKCQDGYTKEVQGLDSVAALVAVKAKPNRNAKSPLDREFFNNFLEVLNHPAHSGRFNLTNQFPHYKEVMYKPDFRNLIRGIPVIFDMDMSPGDFIALLCILKANIEVIDLKGILVSGNGWSNPATIDVIYDILHMMGRDDIPVGLGSITALGAPELGCEYVKVIPHGSGGGLDTDTLFGLARMLPRAPRRYTAENSMKYGAPRDTAHPELRQPLAFDVWQQVTAELGPTDKITILTNGPLTNIANIILSDTKAKSIIKKIYIVGTHLVDGEGEGNLFTVPSNKFAEFNFFLDPKAAKTVVESRLDITVIPLRAQRQVSSFGKVLRSLSAAEKTPELSFVYRLLLLMQKLQKKHQSYNHIDMFLGELLGSMFLVQQSHLNYSITEKVISVGSGHVSMDGQTILDETNGKLVKVLDRLDSDAYYTELAKLLATKKQSALVGSFDEQKRVWSKASNKKGRDDPRFVK; encoded by the exons ATGATGATTGACACCATATCTGCTGCGCCAACGACCGTCCTCCTAATGGGAACTCACACGAACTTTGCACTTTTCCTCATGAGCAACCCACATCTGAAAAAGAATGTGGAGCACGTTTACATAATGGGTGGCGGTGTGCGATCACACAATCCCACTGGCTGCTGCTCCAAGAGCAGTATCTCGTGTGTGCCTCAACAATGTGAAGATCATGGTAACATGTTTACAGCTTACAACAAAGATCCATATGCTGAGTTCAACATATTTGGGGATCCTTTTGGTGCATATCAG GTCTTTCATTCTGGTATTCCTATCACCCTCGTGCCTCTTGATGCAACCAACACAATACCAATCACTGAGAACTTCTTTAAGGAATTTGAGAAAAAGCAGAACACTTATGAGGCGATGTACTGTTTCCAGTCTCTAAAGATTGCTCGGGATACTTGGTTCAATCAATTCAACACA AGTTACTTTATGTGGGATTCCTTCATGACTGGTGTGGCACTCTCCATTATGCGCAATGGCGAGAGACGAAATGGTGAGAATGATTTTGCTGAGATGGAAGTGATGAACATAACTGTTGTCACATCTAATGAACCATATGGTGTTCATGACGGATCAAATCCATTCTTTGATGGCCATGTGAGGCCAAAGTTTAACTTACTGGAGGGTGGTGTACATAGTGGTCATGTTCTGACTGGACTCGATGATCCATTTTGTGTTATGAAGGGGAGTATTAAAGGGAAATGCCAG GATGGCTACACAAAAGAAGTGCAAGGTCTTGACTCGGTTGCTGCGCTTGTTGCCGTGAAAGCAAAACCTAATAGAAATGCTAAGAGCCCTCTTGATAGAGAGTTTTTCAACAACTTCCTTGAG GTCCTGAATCATCCTGCACACTCTGGCCGCTTCAACTTGACCAACCAGTTCCCTCACTACAAAGAGGTTATGTACAAACCTGATTTCAGAAATCTGATTAGAGGAATACCTGTCATATTCGACATGGACATGAGTCCAGGTGATTTTATCGCTCTATTGTGCATCCTGAAAGCAAATATAGAAGTAATTGACCTCAAG GGGATACTGGTAAGTGGCAATGGCTGGTCAAATCCTGCAACAATAGATGTTATCTATGATATTCTTCATATGATGGGCCGCGATGACATTCCAGTAGGACTTGGTAGCATCACTGCATTAGGGGCCCCTGAGCTTGGCTGTGAATACGTCAAGGTCATACCACATGGTTCTGGGGGTGGCCTTGACACTGACACACTTTTTGGACTAGCTCGGATGTTGCCCAGAGCACCCAGAAG GTACACCGCAGAAAATTCAATGAAATATGGTGCTCCAAGGGACACTGCTCACCCTGAGCTCAGACAACCTTTGGCGTTTGATGTTTGGCAACAAGTTACAGCAGAGCTTGGACCAACTGACAAGATAACCATCCTGACCAATGGTCCTCTCACAAACATCGCTAACATCATTCTATCTGACACAAAAGCAAAATCAATTATTAAG AAAATTTATATAGTTGGCACTCATTTGGTtgatggagaaggagaaggcaaTCTATTTACTGTGCCGTCAAATAAGTTTGCTGAGTTCAATTTCTTTCTTGACCCTAAAGCTGCCAAGACAGTTGTAGAATCCAGGTTAGACATCACTGTCATTCCTCTGAGAGCTCAACGCCAGGTGTCTTCTTTTGGAAAAGTTCTAAGATCACTAAGCGCTGCTGAGAAGACTCCTGAATTGTCATTTGTGTACCGGTTGCTGCTGTTGATGCAGAAGCTACAAAAGAAACACCAGTCATACAATCACATT GATATGTTCCTTGGGGAGCTCCTTGGCTCAATGTTCTTGGTTCAGCAGTCACATCTAAATTACTCAATCACTGAAAAGGTCATCAGTGTTGGCTCCGGTCATGTGAGCATGGATGGCCAAACTATACTTGACGAGACAAATGGAAAGCTGGTGAAGGTATTAGATCGTCTTGATTCAGACGCTTACTACACAGAGCTTGCGAAGCTGCTCGCTACCAAGAAGCAGTCAGCTCTTGTTGGCAGTTTTGATGAGCAGAAAAGAGTGTGGAGCAAAGCGAGCAATAAGAAAGGACGTGACGATCCTAGGTTTGTTAAATAG
- the LOC120698715 gene encoding uncharacterized protein LOC120698715 isoform X1, with product MMMVTAAVVPILLLMAGGAGARPPPRRILVDTDVDTDDIFAILYLLKQDRSEFDLKAITISANAWSDAGHAVNHLYDLLYMMGRDDITVGVGGDGGISDDGRIYPNVGGYFAIIQQEMSTVGGCRYRQTIPQGRNGRLDVNTNYGIRRAFLPQGDRRYFPLQQPTTQQMMIDTISAAPTTVLLMGTHTNFALFLMSNPHLKKNVEHVYIMGGGVRSHNPTGCCSKSSISCVPQQCEDHGNMFTAYNKDPYAEFNIFGDPFGAYQVFHSGIPITLVPLDATNTIPITENFFKEFEKKQNTYEAMYCFQSLKIARDTWFNQFNTSYFMWDSFMTGVALSIMRNGERRNGENDFAEMEVMNITVVTSNEPYGVHDGSNPFFDGHVRPKFNLLEGGVHSGHVLTGLDDPFCVMKGSIKGKCQDGYTKEVQGLDSVAALVAVKAKPNRNAKSPLDREFFNNFLEVLNHPAHSGRFNLTNQFPHYKEVMYKPDFRNLIRGIPVIFDMDMSPGDFIALLCILKANIEVIDLKGILVSGNGWSNPATIDVIYDILHMMGRDDIPVGLGSITALGAPELGCEYVKVIPHGSGGGLDTDTLFGLARMLPRAPRRYTAENSMKYGAPRDTAHPELRQPLAFDVWQQVTAELGPTDKITILTNGPLTNIANIILSDTKAKSIIKKIYIVGTHLVDGEGEGNLFTVPSNKFAEFNFFLDPKAAKTVVESRLDITVIPLRAQRQVSSFGKVLRSLSAAEKTPELSFVYRLLLLMQKLQKKHQSYNHIDMFLGELLGSMFLVQQSHLNYSITEKVISVGSGHVSMDGQTILDETNGKLVKVLDRLDSDAYYTELAKLLATKKQSALVGSFDEQKRVWSKASNKKGRDDPRFVK from the exons ATGATGAtggtgacggcggcggtggtgccgaTCCTGCTCCTGATGgcgggcggggccggggcgcggccgccgccgcggcgcatcCTCGTGGACACGGACGTCGACACGGACGACATCTTCGCCATCCTCTACCTGCTCAAGCAGGATCGCTCCGAGTTCGACCTCAAG GCTATCACTATCAGTGCAAATGCTTGGTCTGATGCTGGCCATGCTGTTAACCATCTGTATGATCTACTCTACATGATGGGGCGAGATGACATAACAGTTGGTGTCGGAGGGGATGGTGGTATATCGGATGATGGTAGGATTTATCCCAATGTTGGTGGTTATTTTGCGATAATTCAGCAG GAAATGTCAACAGTGGGGGGGTGTCGGTATCGACAAACGATTCCACAGGGGAGAAATGGCCGGTTGGATGTCAATACAAACTATGGAATCAGACGAGCATTTCTTCCTCAG GGCGACCGGAGATACTTCCCTCTTCAACAACCAACTACACAGCAGATGATGATTGACACCATATCTGCTGCGCCAACGACCGTCCTCCTAATGGGAACTCACACGAACTTTGCACTTTTCCTCATGAGCAACCCACATCTGAAAAAGAATGTGGAGCACGTTTACATAATGGGTGGCGGTGTGCGATCACACAATCCCACTGGCTGCTGCTCCAAGAGCAGTATCTCGTGTGTGCCTCAACAATGTGAAGATCATGGTAACATGTTTACAGCTTACAACAAAGATCCATATGCTGAGTTCAACATATTTGGGGATCCTTTTGGTGCATATCAG GTCTTTCATTCTGGTATTCCTATCACCCTCGTGCCTCTTGATGCAACCAACACAATACCAATCACTGAGAACTTCTTTAAGGAATTTGAGAAAAAGCAGAACACTTATGAGGCGATGTACTGTTTCCAGTCTCTAAAGATTGCTCGGGATACTTGGTTCAATCAATTCAACACA AGTTACTTTATGTGGGATTCCTTCATGACTGGTGTGGCACTCTCCATTATGCGCAATGGCGAGAGACGAAATGGTGAGAATGATTTTGCTGAGATGGAAGTGATGAACATAACTGTTGTCACATCTAATGAACCATATGGTGTTCATGACGGATCAAATCCATTCTTTGATGGCCATGTGAGGCCAAAGTTTAACTTACTGGAGGGTGGTGTACATAGTGGTCATGTTCTGACTGGACTCGATGATCCATTTTGTGTTATGAAGGGGAGTATTAAAGGGAAATGCCAG GATGGCTACACAAAAGAAGTGCAAGGTCTTGACTCGGTTGCTGCGCTTGTTGCCGTGAAAGCAAAACCTAATAGAAATGCTAAGAGCCCTCTTGATAGAGAGTTTTTCAACAACTTCCTTGAG GTCCTGAATCATCCTGCACACTCTGGCCGCTTCAACTTGACCAACCAGTTCCCTCACTACAAAGAGGTTATGTACAAACCTGATTTCAGAAATCTGATTAGAGGAATACCTGTCATATTCGACATGGACATGAGTCCAGGTGATTTTATCGCTCTATTGTGCATCCTGAAAGCAAATATAGAAGTAATTGACCTCAAG GGGATACTGGTAAGTGGCAATGGCTGGTCAAATCCTGCAACAATAGATGTTATCTATGATATTCTTCATATGATGGGCCGCGATGACATTCCAGTAGGACTTGGTAGCATCACTGCATTAGGGGCCCCTGAGCTTGGCTGTGAATACGTCAAGGTCATACCACATGGTTCTGGGGGTGGCCTTGACACTGACACACTTTTTGGACTAGCTCGGATGTTGCCCAGAGCACCCAGAAG GTACACCGCAGAAAATTCAATGAAATATGGTGCTCCAAGGGACACTGCTCACCCTGAGCTCAGACAACCTTTGGCGTTTGATGTTTGGCAACAAGTTACAGCAGAGCTTGGACCAACTGACAAGATAACCATCCTGACCAATGGTCCTCTCACAAACATCGCTAACATCATTCTATCTGACACAAAAGCAAAATCAATTATTAAG AAAATTTATATAGTTGGCACTCATTTGGTtgatggagaaggagaaggcaaTCTATTTACTGTGCCGTCAAATAAGTTTGCTGAGTTCAATTTCTTTCTTGACCCTAAAGCTGCCAAGACAGTTGTAGAATCCAGGTTAGACATCACTGTCATTCCTCTGAGAGCTCAACGCCAGGTGTCTTCTTTTGGAAAAGTTCTAAGATCACTAAGCGCTGCTGAGAAGACTCCTGAATTGTCATTTGTGTACCGGTTGCTGCTGTTGATGCAGAAGCTACAAAAGAAACACCAGTCATACAATCACATT GATATGTTCCTTGGGGAGCTCCTTGGCTCAATGTTCTTGGTTCAGCAGTCACATCTAAATTACTCAATCACTGAAAAGGTCATCAGTGTTGGCTCCGGTCATGTGAGCATGGATGGCCAAACTATACTTGACGAGACAAATGGAAAGCTGGTGAAGGTATTAGATCGTCTTGATTCAGACGCTTACTACACAGAGCTTGCGAAGCTGCTCGCTACCAAGAAGCAGTCAGCTCTTGTTGGCAGTTTTGATGAGCAGAAAAGAGTGTGGAGCAAAGCGAGCAATAAGAAAGGACGTGACGATCCTAGGTTTGTTAAATAG
- the LOC120698715 gene encoding uncharacterized protein LOC120698715 isoform X4, which yields MMMVTAAVVPILLLMAGGAGARPPPRRILVDTDVDTDDIFAILYLLKQDRSEFDLKAITISANAWSDAGHAVNHLYDLLYMMGRDDITVGVGGDGGISDDGRIYPNVGGYFAIIQQEMSTVGGCRYRQTIPQGRNGRLDVNTNYGIRRAFLPQGDRRYFPLQQPTTQQMMIDTISAAPTTVLLMGTHTNFALFLMSNPHLKKNVEHVYIMGGGVRSHNPTGCCSKSSISCVPQQCEDHGNMFTAYNKDPYAEFNIFGDPFGAYQVFHSGIPITLVPLDATNTIPITENFFKEFEKKQNTYEAMYCFQSLKIARDTWFNQFNTSYFMWDSFMTGVALSIMRNGERRNGENDFAEMEVMNITVVTSNEPYGVHDGSNPFFDGHVRPKFNLLEGGVHSGHVLTGLDDPFCVMKGSIKGKCQDGYTKEVQGLDSVAALVAVKAKPNRNAKSPLDREFFNNFLEVLNHPAHSGRFNLTNQFPHYKEVMYKPDFRNLIRGIPVIFDMDMSPGDFIALLCILKANIEVIDLKGIL from the exons ATGATGAtggtgacggcggcggtggtgccgaTCCTGCTCCTGATGgcgggcggggccggggcgcggccgccgccgcggcgcatcCTCGTGGACACGGACGTCGACACGGACGACATCTTCGCCATCCTCTACCTGCTCAAGCAGGATCGCTCCGAGTTCGACCTCAAG GCTATCACTATCAGTGCAAATGCTTGGTCTGATGCTGGCCATGCTGTTAACCATCTGTATGATCTACTCTACATGATGGGGCGAGATGACATAACAGTTGGTGTCGGAGGGGATGGTGGTATATCGGATGATGGTAGGATTTATCCCAATGTTGGTGGTTATTTTGCGATAATTCAGCAG GAAATGTCAACAGTGGGGGGGTGTCGGTATCGACAAACGATTCCACAGGGGAGAAATGGCCGGTTGGATGTCAATACAAACTATGGAATCAGACGAGCATTTCTTCCTCAG GGCGACCGGAGATACTTCCCTCTTCAACAACCAACTACACAGCAGATGATGATTGACACCATATCTGCTGCGCCAACGACCGTCCTCCTAATGGGAACTCACACGAACTTTGCACTTTTCCTCATGAGCAACCCACATCTGAAAAAGAATGTGGAGCACGTTTACATAATGGGTGGCGGTGTGCGATCACACAATCCCACTGGCTGCTGCTCCAAGAGCAGTATCTCGTGTGTGCCTCAACAATGTGAAGATCATGGTAACATGTTTACAGCTTACAACAAAGATCCATATGCTGAGTTCAACATATTTGGGGATCCTTTTGGTGCATATCAG GTCTTTCATTCTGGTATTCCTATCACCCTCGTGCCTCTTGATGCAACCAACACAATACCAATCACTGAGAACTTCTTTAAGGAATTTGAGAAAAAGCAGAACACTTATGAGGCGATGTACTGTTTCCAGTCTCTAAAGATTGCTCGGGATACTTGGTTCAATCAATTCAACACA AGTTACTTTATGTGGGATTCCTTCATGACTGGTGTGGCACTCTCCATTATGCGCAATGGCGAGAGACGAAATGGTGAGAATGATTTTGCTGAGATGGAAGTGATGAACATAACTGTTGTCACATCTAATGAACCATATGGTGTTCATGACGGATCAAATCCATTCTTTGATGGCCATGTGAGGCCAAAGTTTAACTTACTGGAGGGTGGTGTACATAGTGGTCATGTTCTGACTGGACTCGATGATCCATTTTGTGTTATGAAGGGGAGTATTAAAGGGAAATGCCAG GATGGCTACACAAAAGAAGTGCAAGGTCTTGACTCGGTTGCTGCGCTTGTTGCCGTGAAAGCAAAACCTAATAGAAATGCTAAGAGCCCTCTTGATAGAGAGTTTTTCAACAACTTCCTTGAG GTCCTGAATCATCCTGCACACTCTGGCCGCTTCAACTTGACCAACCAGTTCCCTCACTACAAAGAGGTTATGTACAAACCTGATTTCAGAAATCTGATTAGAGGAATACCTGTCATATTCGACATGGACATGAGTCCAGGTGATTTTATCGCTCTATTGTGCATCCTGAAAGCAAATATAGAAGTAATTGACCTCAAG GGGATACTG TAG
- the LOC120698715 gene encoding uncharacterized protein LOC120698715 isoform X5 codes for MMMVTAAVVPILLLMAGGAGARPPPRRILVDTDVDTDDIFAILYLLKQDRSEFDLKAITISANAWSDAGHAVNHLYDLLYMMGRDDITVGVGGDGGISDDGRIYPNVGGYFAIIQQEMSTVGGCRYRQTIPQGRNGRLDVNTNYGIRRAFLPQGDRRYFPLQQPTTQQMMIDTISAAPTTVLLMGTHTNFALFLMSNPHLKKNVEHVYIMGGGVRSHNPTGCCSKSSISCVPQQCEDHGNMFTAYNKDPYAEFNIFGDPFGAYQVFHSGIPITLVPLDATNTIPITENFFKEFEKKQNTYEAMYCFQSLKIARDTWFNQFNTMIAELLYVGFLHDWCGTLHYAQWRETKW; via the exons ATGATGAtggtgacggcggcggtggtgccgaTCCTGCTCCTGATGgcgggcggggccggggcgcggccgccgccgcggcgcatcCTCGTGGACACGGACGTCGACACGGACGACATCTTCGCCATCCTCTACCTGCTCAAGCAGGATCGCTCCGAGTTCGACCTCAAG GCTATCACTATCAGTGCAAATGCTTGGTCTGATGCTGGCCATGCTGTTAACCATCTGTATGATCTACTCTACATGATGGGGCGAGATGACATAACAGTTGGTGTCGGAGGGGATGGTGGTATATCGGATGATGGTAGGATTTATCCCAATGTTGGTGGTTATTTTGCGATAATTCAGCAG GAAATGTCAACAGTGGGGGGGTGTCGGTATCGACAAACGATTCCACAGGGGAGAAATGGCCGGTTGGATGTCAATACAAACTATGGAATCAGACGAGCATTTCTTCCTCAG GGCGACCGGAGATACTTCCCTCTTCAACAACCAACTACACAGCAGATGATGATTGACACCATATCTGCTGCGCCAACGACCGTCCTCCTAATGGGAACTCACACGAACTTTGCACTTTTCCTCATGAGCAACCCACATCTGAAAAAGAATGTGGAGCACGTTTACATAATGGGTGGCGGTGTGCGATCACACAATCCCACTGGCTGCTGCTCCAAGAGCAGTATCTCGTGTGTGCCTCAACAATGTGAAGATCATGGTAACATGTTTACAGCTTACAACAAAGATCCATATGCTGAGTTCAACATATTTGGGGATCCTTTTGGTGCATATCAG GTCTTTCATTCTGGTATTCCTATCACCCTCGTGCCTCTTGATGCAACCAACACAATACCAATCACTGAGAACTTCTTTAAGGAATTTGAGAAAAAGCAGAACACTTATGAGGCGATGTACTGTTTCCAGTCTCTAAAGATTGCTCGGGATACTTGGTTCAATCAATTCAACACA ATGATTGCAGAGTTACTTTATGTGGGATTCCTTCATGACTGGTGTGGCACTCTCCATTATGCGCAATGGCGAGAGACGAAATGGTGA